The Pedococcus dokdonensis region AGCGACGACATGATGATCGTGCGGGGCGTCAACGTCTTCCCGTCGCAGATCGAGGAGCACCTGCTCACCGTCGGGGGGCTGACCCCGCACTACCTCTGCGTGCTGACCCGCCCGGGCCGGATGGACGAGCTGACCGCCCAGGTCGAGGCCGCGGAGGCCGGGTCGACCCCGGACGAGCGGGCGGCGATGGCAGCGGCGCTGCGCAAGCGGGTCAAGGACCGGGTCGGCGTGTCGATCGCGGTCGAGGTGCTCGATCCGCACGCGCTCGAGCGCTCCCTGGGCAAGGCCAAGCGGATCGCCGATCTGCGCCGCGAAGCCCGCTGACCTGCGCAAACGCTGTCGCCGTTCGACACCGGGCCCCTGTCGGCGATCCGACTTCTTGACCATTCAACCTCTAGTCCCTTTGGCCGAGACTTTACTTACCCTTTACCTTTTCATGACCTGCGCCTGTCGTTCTATGACATCTTCCTGACCGTTGCAGGGCTGGCCGCAGATCTTCCGGGCTCCTGCACGCCTGACGTGACCCGCAGGGGGTCGCGCCGAGTCCAGGAGAGAAGTCTTGCGCGCAGTCTGGGGTCAGGGGACCCGACGAGTACTCGCCTTCGGCGCCACGGTCGTGGTCGCCCTGTTGGCACCCATCGCGGCCGCCCAGGCCTACGAGGCGCCCACCGGGACCTTCGCCAGTGGCGCGGCAGCGTTCGGCAGCGGGGTGACCCAGACCTGGTCGGGCAGCGGAGCCACCTCCCGCACCGCGCCGGGAGGCAGCCAGACCCTCAACTACAAGGGCTACGCCTCCACGATCTACTCCCCGGCGATGAGCGCGGGGACCCAGGTCCAGCTGATGGAGACGACCCTCGGCGGGTGCCCGGGCAACGGCACCTGCAGCGGACTCGGCACCCTGACCGTGGCGTTCAGCCAGCCCGTGCTCAACCCGGTGATCCACCTGGGCGGACTGGGGGGCTACGTCGGTTCGGCGGTCTTCCACGACACCTTCACCCTGGTCGGGGGCGGCACCCTGACCAAGGTGGGCTCGGGCACGAACTTCACGGTCAGTGGCAACACCATCACCGCGACCAACGACAGCACCTCAGTCACGTGCGACGCCGTGTCCGGTCCGGCGAGCGCCCTGTCCGCCTGCGGGTCCGTGCGCCTCAACGGCCTGGTGAGCAGCGCCACCTTCAACGTCGGCGCGGTCTCGGGTGGCACCTCCGGCACGCTCGGATCCAGCTCCATCGACGAGTTCTCGGCCGTCGCCACGATCGACAGCGACTTCGGCGACGCCCCCACCTCGATCGACGGCACGACCGACGGCGCGCGCCACGCGGTGGGTGGCCTCAAGCTCGGGTCTTCCATCACGCCTGACGCGACCACCGGAGTGACCGCCCTCAACCCGACGCAGAGCCCCAACGCAGGGGCCTCGGCCACTGGTGACGCCGGCGACGACGGCGTCAACCCCGGGACGATCTCGACTCTCTCGAGCACCTACTCGGCGACCGTGGCACTGGCCGGTGCCACGAAGGCGGCGCGGCTGTGCGGGTGGGTCGACTTCAACAAGAACAACAACTTCCAGACCAACGCCGTCGAGCAGAGCTGCGTCAACGTCGCGGCCGGTCAGACGACCGCCACCCTGAACTGGTCCGGCCTCAGCGGGCTGACGATCGGCACCACCTATGCGCGGTTCCGGCTCGGCTACACCGACACGCAGATCACGGGCAAGCCGAACGGCCCCGCCGACTCCGGCGAGGTCGAGGACTACCAGGTCGCGATCATCACCCCGGCCGCGCCGACCGCGAGCTCCGACGCCATCAGCACCCCGCAGAACGTGAACAAGACGGTGGACCTGCTCGCCAACGACTCCGCGGTGCTCGGCCTCAACGCGACCACGGTCGTCCTGCGCGACCCGGCTGACAACACCTACAAGAAGACCGTCACCATCGCGAACCAGGGCACCTGGACCGTCGACGCCACCACTGGCATCGTCACCTTCAACCCGGTCACCGCGTTCGTGGGCAACGCCACCACGCTGGCCTACCGCGTCGCCGACACGGCGGGCCGCACCACGGCCGCGCAGCTCGCGACCACGGTCACCGCGGTCACGCCGGTCGCCAGCAACGACAGCAAGAGCACGGCCTACAACACGGCCACCACCGTCGACGTGCTCGGCAACGACAACCCCGGCAACGCCGCGATCCCGCTCGACAAGGCCACCGTCAAGCTGCTCGACCCGGCGGACGGCACCTTCAAGACCGCCGTCACGGTCGCGGGCAAGGGGACCTTCACGGTCGACGCGACGACCGGGGCGGTCACCTTCACCCCTGTCGCGGGCTTCGTCGGCACCGCCGGACCGCTCACCTACCGCGTCGCGGATGCCAACGGCACCACCACGACCGCCACGCTCACCGTGACCGTCGCGCTCCCGGCCGCGCCGGTGGCCAACCCGGACACCGCCACCACGCCGCAGAACGTCAACGTCGCCCTGAACCCGCTGACCAACGACACCAAGGCAGCCGGAGTCAGCCTGGTGCCGTCCTCGCTGGTCCTGCGTGACCCGGCCGACAACACCTTCAAGACCACGGTCACGATCGCCGGCCAGGGCACCTACACGGTGAACACCACCAACGGCACCGTCGACTTCGACCCGGTGGCTGCCTTCACCGGCAACGCCAGCGCGCTGACCTACCGGATCACCGACTCGACCGGCCAGAACGCCACCTCGACGATCGCGGTCACGGTCACGCCGATCACCCCGACCGCGGTCGACAACTCCGCCGCCGCGACCTTCAACACCGCGGTCACCATCCCGGTGCTCGGCAACGACACCGCAGGCGCTGCGTCCGCTCCGCTCGACGCCACCAGCGTGAAGCTGCGCGACCCAGCGGACAACACGTACAAGACCGGCGTGACGATCGCCGGCAAGGGCACCTTCACGGTCGACACCACCGGTGTCGTCACCTTCACGCCCGTCAACGGATACCAGGGCGTCGTCGGCCCGGTCACCTACCGCGTGCTCGACACCAACGGCACCGCCGCCACCGCCGCGATCAGCGTCGGCGTCAACGCCCCGGCCCCGCCGGTCGCCGCGGACGACTCCGCCACGACCCTGCAGGGCAAGCCCGTCACCCTGGTGCTGCTCGGCAACGACTCGCCCGGCCCGACCGGTGCCGCGCTCGTGCCCGGCTCGGTGCAGCTGAAGGACCCGGCCACCGGCACCTGGAAGACCTCCTTCGCGGTCGCCGGCCAGGGCTTCTGGTCGGTCGACTCCAACGGTGCCGCCGCGTTCACGCCGATCGCGGCCTTCTCCGGCACGGCCACCTCGGTCGACTACCGCGTCAGCGACGCCAACGGTGCGGTCGCCTCGGCCACCGCACGCGTGACGGTCACCAAGGTCACCCCGACCGCGAAGAACGACTCCGACACCACCGCCTACGAGGTGCCGGTCACGGTCGCCCTCCTCGGCAACGACTCCGCGGGCAACGTCGCGGTGCCGCTGGTGCCGGGCTCGGTCCGCCTCCAGGACCCCGCCGACAGCGGCTGGAAGACCTCGGTCACGATCGCCGGCCAGGGCACGTATGCCCTGAACGCGGCTGACGGGTCCGTCACCTTCACCCCGGCGCAGCGCTTCACCGGCACCGGCACGACCCTCCCCTACGAGGTGCGTGACACCAACGGCACCCGCGCCGCGGCCACCCTCACCGTCACCGTCAACGTGCCCGGACCGCCCACGGCGAACCCGGACGCCCAGACCACCAAGCAGGGTGTGGCCACCACCGTCGACCTGCTCGACGACGACACCGCCGACACCAACTCGGTGCTGATCCCCTCGACGACCCGTCTCTACGACGCCGTGACCGGCACCTGGGTCACCACGCTGACCGTGGCCGGCCAGGGCACCTGGACGGTCGACACCACCACCGGTGTCGTCGCCTTCGCGCCGGTCCGCGCGTTCACGGGCGACGCTGTGCAGACCTACCGCGTGAAGGACGAGACCGGCCAAATCGCCGCCTCGACCGTCACCGTGACGGTCACCCCGGTCACCCCGGTCGCGAAGAACGACTCCGCGACCACGCCGTTCGCCCACGCCGTCGACGTGACCGTGCTCGGCAACGACGCCAAGGGTGACGACAGCGCTCCGCTCGACTCCTCCTCGGTGCAGCTCAAGGACTCCGACGGCACCTGGAAGACGTCCGTCACGGCCGACGGCCAGGGCACCTTCGCGGTGCAGGGCGACGGCTCGGTCCGGTTCACCCCGGCCGACGGGTTCTCCGGCCCGGTCGACGTGGTGACCTACCGCGTCGCCGACAGCAACGGCACGCACGCCTCGGCCACGATCGCGGTGACCGTCGGCGACGCACCGATCGCCCGCAGCGACGAGGGGTCGACCCTGCAGGACGTCACGGTCGACGTGACCCTGCTCGGCAACGACGTCGCCGGCACCGACGCCACCCTGGTGGCGGGCTCGGTCCAGCTCAAGGACCCGGCCGACGGCAGCTGGAAGTCCGCGGTCACCATCGACGGCGAGGGCACCTGGACGGTCGACCCCGCCACCGGTGGCGTCTCGTTCGACCCGGTCCCGGCCTTCACCGGCACGACCACCGAGCTCGACTACCGCGTCGAGGACAGTGACGACAACGTCGCCCGGTCCACCGTGCGCGTCGTCGTCGCCCCGGTCACGCCTGTCGCGAGCAACGACACCGCGACCACGCCGTACGCTCACGCGGTCGACGTGACCGTGCTCGGCAACGACGTGAAGGGTGACGACAGCGCTCCGCTCGACTCGTCCTCGGTCCAGCTCAAGGACTCCGACGGCACCTGGAAGAAGAGCGTCACGGTCGACGGCAAGGGCACCTTCGAGGTCCAGGCGGACGGCTCGGTCCGGTTCACCCCGGCCGACGGATTCGCCGGCCCGGTCGACCTCGTGACCTACCGCGTCGCGGACGACAACGGCACGCGCGCCTCGGCCACCATCGCGGTGACCGTCGGCGACGCACCGGTCGCCGGTGACGACGAGGGCTCGACGAAGCAGGGTGTCGAGGTCGCCGTCGACCTGCTCGACAACGACCTGCCCGGCACCGGCGCGACGCTCGTCCCCGGCACCGTCCAGCTGAAGGACCCGTCCGACGGCACCTGGAGGACCGCGGTGACCATCGACGGCGAGGGCACCTGGACGGTCGACACGACGACCGGCAAGGTCACCTTCGTCCCGGAGCCGTCGTTCACCGGCACCGGCACGGTCACCTACCGCGTGGCCGACACCGACGACAACACGGCCGAGGCCACGGTGTCCGTCGACGTCGCGCCCGTCACGCCGGTCGCGGGCAACAACGCCGCCCACACGGCATACGCCCACCCCGTCGACGTGGCCGTGCTCGGCAACGACGCTGCCGGTGACGACAGCGCCCCGCTCGACGCCTCCTCGGTGCAGCTCAAGGACTCGGACGGCACCTGGAAGTCGATCGTGACGGTCGACGGGCAGGGCACCTTCGGGGTGCTGGCCGACGGTTCGGTCCGGTTCACGCCGGCCGACGGCTTCTCCGGCCCGGTCGACGTGGTGACCTACCGTGTCGCCGACGAGAACGGCACGCACGCCTCGGCCACCATCACGGTGACCGTCGGTGACGCGCCGGTCGCGACCGACGACGAGGGTTCCACCAAGCAGGGTGTGGCCGTCGAGGTCGACGTGCTCGACAACGACGCGGCCGGCACCGACGCGACGCTGGTCCCCGGCTCGGTCGAGCTGAAGGACCCGTCGGACGGCACCTGGAAGACCGCGGTCACCGTGGCCGGTCAGGGCACCTGGACGGTCGACACCACGACCGGCAAGGTCACCTTCGCCCCGGAGCCTTCGTTCACCGGCACCGGTTCGATCACCTACCGCGTCACCGACACGGACGACAACACCGACGTCGCGACCCTCGAGGTCACGGTCGGTGCGACCACCCCGGTCGCCTCGCCCGACTCGACCAGCACGCCGTACGCCCACCCGGTCGACCTGACCGTGCTCGGCAACGACGCTGCCGGTGACGACACCGCCCCGCTCGACGCCTCCTCCGTGCAGCTCAAGGACTCGGACGGCACCTGGCGGT contains the following coding sequences:
- a CDS encoding Ig-like domain-containing protein yields the protein MRAVWGQGTRRVLAFGATVVVALLAPIAAAQAYEAPTGTFASGAAAFGSGVTQTWSGSGATSRTAPGGSQTLNYKGYASTIYSPAMSAGTQVQLMETTLGGCPGNGTCSGLGTLTVAFSQPVLNPVIHLGGLGGYVGSAVFHDTFTLVGGGTLTKVGSGTNFTVSGNTITATNDSTSVTCDAVSGPASALSACGSVRLNGLVSSATFNVGAVSGGTSGTLGSSSIDEFSAVATIDSDFGDAPTSIDGTTDGARHAVGGLKLGSSITPDATTGVTALNPTQSPNAGASATGDAGDDGVNPGTISTLSSTYSATVALAGATKAARLCGWVDFNKNNNFQTNAVEQSCVNVAAGQTTATLNWSGLSGLTIGTTYARFRLGYTDTQITGKPNGPADSGEVEDYQVAIITPAAPTASSDAISTPQNVNKTVDLLANDSAVLGLNATTVVLRDPADNTYKKTVTIANQGTWTVDATTGIVTFNPVTAFVGNATTLAYRVADTAGRTTAAQLATTVTAVTPVASNDSKSTAYNTATTVDVLGNDNPGNAAIPLDKATVKLLDPADGTFKTAVTVAGKGTFTVDATTGAVTFTPVAGFVGTAGPLTYRVADANGTTTTATLTVTVALPAAPVANPDTATTPQNVNVALNPLTNDTKAAGVSLVPSSLVLRDPADNTFKTTVTIAGQGTYTVNTTNGTVDFDPVAAFTGNASALTYRITDSTGQNATSTIAVTVTPITPTAVDNSAAATFNTAVTIPVLGNDTAGAASAPLDATSVKLRDPADNTYKTGVTIAGKGTFTVDTTGVVTFTPVNGYQGVVGPVTYRVLDTNGTAATAAISVGVNAPAPPVAADDSATTLQGKPVTLVLLGNDSPGPTGAALVPGSVQLKDPATGTWKTSFAVAGQGFWSVDSNGAAAFTPIAAFSGTATSVDYRVSDANGAVASATARVTVTKVTPTAKNDSDTTAYEVPVTVALLGNDSAGNVAVPLVPGSVRLQDPADSGWKTSVTIAGQGTYALNAADGSVTFTPAQRFTGTGTTLPYEVRDTNGTRAAATLTVTVNVPGPPTANPDAQTTKQGVATTVDLLDDDTADTNSVLIPSTTRLYDAVTGTWVTTLTVAGQGTWTVDTTTGVVAFAPVRAFTGDAVQTYRVKDETGQIAASTVTVTVTPVTPVAKNDSATTPFAHAVDVTVLGNDAKGDDSAPLDSSSVQLKDSDGTWKTSVTADGQGTFAVQGDGSVRFTPADGFSGPVDVVTYRVADSNGTHASATIAVTVGDAPIARSDEGSTLQDVTVDVTLLGNDVAGTDATLVAGSVQLKDPADGSWKSAVTIDGEGTWTVDPATGGVSFDPVPAFTGTTTELDYRVEDSDDNVARSTVRVVVAPVTPVASNDTATTPYAHAVDVTVLGNDVKGDDSAPLDSSSVQLKDSDGTWKKSVTVDGKGTFEVQADGSVRFTPADGFAGPVDLVTYRVADDNGTRASATIAVTVGDAPVAGDDEGSTKQGVEVAVDLLDNDLPGTGATLVPGTVQLKDPSDGTWRTAVTIDGEGTWTVDTTTGKVTFVPEPSFTGTGTVTYRVADTDDNTAEATVSVDVAPVTPVAGNNAAHTAYAHPVDVAVLGNDAAGDDSAPLDASSVQLKDSDGTWKSIVTVDGQGTFGVLADGSVRFTPADGFSGPVDVVTYRVADENGTHASATITVTVGDAPVATDDEGSTKQGVAVEVDVLDNDAAGTDATLVPGSVELKDPSDGTWKTAVTVAGQGTWTVDTTTGKVTFAPEPSFTGTGSITYRVTDTDDNTDVATLEVTVGATTPVASPDSTSTPYAHPVDLTVLGNDAAGDDTAPLDASSVQLKDSDGTWRSSVTVDGQGTFEVEADGSVRFTPADGFSGPVDVVTYRVADANGTHATSTITATVGAAPAAVKDQTTTPQGVPVDLHPLGNDTPGTGADLDPSSLVLVDPVTGDPVATVVVPGEGTWTIPSSAPVTTTTGTVARFSPLPGFEGTTTPIGYRVMDSDGNTADATLTVVVEAVTPVAADDAATTPFATPVTVSVLGNDHAGDDAVALDPASVRLRNPADPADHAWKTTVVVPGVGAYAVQADGSVKFTPSEHFSGTAPALAYQVADVNGTVARAELVVSVGAPLGALAQPDQGAKPVTGAVTIDPLANDTPSQGATFVGSTLCLVDGAGDCVSSVTVPGVGTWVVDSDGTVTFTPVEGYTGPATIGYQVTDTNGVVLSSTISFAVQAATAPSDGPSDPKPASPKPSLPAKADGKPRSQLAFTGANVSAASLVGLMLLVAGIGAIVASRRRPQEG